A genomic region of Ewingella sp. CoE-038-23 contains the following coding sequences:
- a CDS encoding glycerol dehydrogenase, with the protein MSKFIFSSPRKYVQGSGVLDELGGYLPALGGKSFLIADDLVWGLIGERVKSSLKQAEVEFHFEKFNGEASANEISRLTAIARKAGTQVVVGLGGGKTLDTVKAIADELKQNVVIVPTVASTDAPCSALSVIYTDEGVFDTYRFYNKNPDLVLVDTQVCAQAPVRLFASGIADGLATFVEAQAVLRSHSHSMVGGDPTIAGMAIAEACEKTLLTYGYSAYTAVEQKLVTPAVEAVVEANTLLSGLGFENAGLAGAHAIHNGFTAVSGDIHHLTHGEKVAYGTLTQMVLEQRPDEEIARYIRFYRSINMPTTLKEMHLEKESYENLVKVGKLAGGEGDTLGNLNRNLSAEDVANAILAVDAFSKTVK; encoded by the coding sequence ATGAGTAAATTTATCTTCTCTTCACCTCGAAAATACGTACAAGGCAGTGGCGTACTGGACGAACTCGGCGGCTATCTCCCGGCGCTGGGCGGAAAATCCTTCCTGATAGCTGATGATCTGGTTTGGGGACTGATAGGCGAGCGCGTTAAAAGCTCGTTGAAGCAGGCCGAAGTCGAATTTCACTTCGAAAAATTTAATGGCGAAGCTTCGGCGAATGAAATCAGCCGGCTGACCGCCATTGCCCGTAAAGCGGGCACTCAGGTGGTGGTCGGGCTGGGCGGCGGTAAAACGCTGGACACGGTCAAAGCCATTGCCGATGAGTTAAAGCAAAACGTGGTGATTGTGCCGACGGTGGCTTCTACCGATGCGCCGTGTAGCGCACTGTCGGTGATCTACACCGATGAAGGCGTGTTCGACACCTACCGTTTCTACAATAAGAACCCTGACCTGGTGCTGGTGGATACCCAAGTTTGCGCCCAGGCCCCGGTACGCCTGTTTGCGTCGGGCATTGCCGACGGCCTGGCGACCTTCGTCGAGGCGCAGGCCGTGCTGCGCTCCCACTCGCACTCAATGGTCGGCGGCGACCCGACGATTGCCGGTATGGCGATTGCAGAAGCCTGTGAGAAGACGCTGCTGACCTACGGCTACAGCGCTTATACGGCCGTCGAGCAGAAGCTGGTCACTCCGGCAGTAGAAGCCGTGGTGGAGGCCAACACCTTGCTGTCCGGGCTTGGTTTTGAAAACGCAGGGCTGGCGGGGGCTCACGCCATTCACAACGGCTTTACCGCGGTTTCTGGCGACATTCACCACCTGACCCACGGTGAGAAAGTGGCCTACGGTACCCTGACCCAGATGGTGCTGGAGCAGCGCCCGGATGAAGAGATTGCCCGCTATATTCGCTTCTATCGCTCCATCAACATGCCGACCACGCTCAAAGAGATGCATCTTGAGAAAGAGTCTTACGAGAATCTGGTGAAAGTCGGCAAGCTGGCAGGAGGCGAGGGCGATACCCTCGGCAACCTGAATCGTAATCTGTCGGCGGAAGATGTGGCAAACGCCATTCTGGCAGTGGACGCCTTCAGCAAAACCGTGAAATAA
- a CDS encoding DUF445 domain-containing protein — protein sequence MDKEHELRRSKRNALGLLLTAAALFVVTLFLPPNFWILGLKAISEAAMVGALADWFAVVALFRRVPVPFIAGHTAIIPKNKDKIADNLAIFVQEKFLTPDSIVELIRKHDPARMISDWLNAPENAPRFAHYLVKMMRGFLEFTDDQRIAQLIKRALFRVIDKIDLSQSVATILESLTKDGRHQALLDQAMDQLEALLAKESTRSFISTQIVNWMKREHPLTAKLLPTGWLGRNGADMVSNAVNSVLDDMGNDQSHAFRKGFDRSVQKFIWTLQTDPAAAQKAEEIKQYLKNDEKLNDYVMQLWSDMRGWLREDLDSPNSRVRLKITESGQWLGQALEQDEKLRGSLNLQMETVAARMAPDFAEFLTRHISDTVKSWDARDMSRQIELNIGKDLQFIRINGTLVGAFIGLILYLLSQLPLVMPWVLARL from the coding sequence ATGGATAAAGAACATGAACTTCGCCGAAGTAAACGTAATGCGCTGGGGTTGCTGCTGACGGCCGCCGCCCTGTTTGTTGTCACCCTCTTTTTGCCGCCTAATTTTTGGATCTTGGGGCTGAAGGCCATTTCCGAGGCGGCGATGGTCGGCGCGCTGGCCGACTGGTTTGCCGTGGTGGCGCTGTTTCGCCGCGTGCCGGTGCCTTTTATTGCCGGACACACGGCGATCATTCCCAAGAATAAAGACAAAATCGCCGACAATCTGGCAATTTTCGTGCAAGAGAAGTTTTTGACACCGGACTCAATTGTCGAGCTGATCCGCAAGCATGACCCGGCGCGGATGATTTCTGACTGGCTAAATGCCCCGGAAAACGCCCCGCGTTTCGCCCATTATCTAGTGAAAATGATGCGCGGTTTTCTCGAGTTCACCGACGACCAGCGTATAGCCCAATTGATAAAACGCGCGCTGTTTCGGGTGATCGACAAAATCGACCTATCGCAGTCGGTGGCGACGATTTTAGAGAGCCTGACCAAAGACGGGCGGCATCAGGCCTTGCTGGATCAGGCGATGGATCAGCTGGAAGCCCTGCTCGCCAAGGAGAGCACCCGCAGCTTTATCTCCACCCAAATCGTCAACTGGATGAAGCGCGAACACCCGCTGACCGCCAAGCTGCTGCCTACCGGCTGGCTGGGGCGCAACGGCGCGGATATGGTGTCGAACGCCGTCAACTCGGTACTGGATGATATGGGCAATGACCAGAGCCACGCGTTCCGCAAAGGCTTTGACCGTTCAGTGCAGAAATTCATCTGGACGCTGCAAACCGACCCCGCCGCCGCGCAAAAAGCTGAAGAGATTAAGCAGTATTTGAAGAATGACGAAAAACTGAATGATTACGTCATGCAGCTGTGGAGCGACATGCGCGGCTGGCTCAGAGAGGATTTAGACAGCCCGAACTCGCGGGTGCGGCTGAAAATTACTGAGTCGGGACAGTGGTTGGGGCAGGCTTTGGAGCAGGATGAAAAGCTGCGCGGCTCGCTGAATCTGCAGATGGAAACCGTGGCGGCGCGCATGGCGCCTGACTTCGCAGAGTTTCTTACTCGTCATATCAGTGACACGGTGAAAAGCTGGGATGCGCGAGATATGTCGCGGCAGATTGAGCTGAATATCGGCAAGGATTTACAGTTTATTCGCATCAACGGCACGCTGGTTGGCGCCTTTATCGGGCTGATACTTTACCTGCTGTCGCAGTTGCCGCTGGTGATGCCGTGGGTGCTGGCGAGGTTGTAA